From Microcoleus sp. FACHB-831, a single genomic window includes:
- a CDS encoding glutathione S-transferase N-terminal domain-containing protein: MIDLYTFTTPNGRKASIMLEEVALPYNIHKIDITKNEQFNPEFVAINPNSKIPAIVDQDTGITVFESGAILIYLAEKTGKLLPSDPKSRSEVIEWLMFQMASVGPMFGQLNHFRRFAPEKISYAIERYEKETLRLYGVLDKQLADKEFICSDYSIADIATYPWVAIYEFQGLTLDNHPNLKRWVETIQQRPAVQRGMAVP; encoded by the coding sequence ATGATCGATCTCTACACCTTCACCACCCCGAACGGTCGCAAGGCTTCCATAATGTTGGAAGAAGTTGCGCTACCCTACAACATCCATAAGATTGACATTACAAAAAACGAACAATTTAACCCAGAGTTCGTAGCAATTAACCCCAATAGCAAGATTCCGGCTATTGTTGACCAAGATACGGGTATAACTGTTTTTGAGTCTGGTGCTATCCTCATCTATCTAGCTGAGAAAACGGGAAAATTGCTACCAAGTGATCCAAAGAGTCGTTCTGAAGTAATAGAGTGGCTAATGTTTCAGATGGCAAGCGTAGGGCCAATGTTTGGCCAACTTAACCATTTTAGAAGGTTTGCACCCGAAAAGATTTCTTATGCCATCGAACGCTATGAGAAAGAAACTTTACGCTTGTACGGCGTATTAGATAAGCAGTTAGCAGATAAGGAATTTATCTGTAGTGATTACTCGATTGCCGATATTGCAACATATCCTTGGGTTGCCATTTATGAATTTCAAGGATTAACCTTGGATAATCACCCCAATCTCAAGCGGTGGGTTGAAACGATTCAGCAGCGTCCGGCAGTTCAACGCGGAATGGCAGTGCCATAA
- a CDS encoding phosphodiester glycosidase family protein, whose amino-acid sequence MLSSKQPNSLGKMSRRSFLYLGSAALATALTIPPASASPPLQVKRRRVAGVPFYQTTIDLTNPQTLIVLGLANNSNISNTERANGDESFRRMVARYHAAIVASGTFFGKNAQKQVLGNLVSAGQFIQYIPQENYGTTLGLRAGNIPEMLTTRIDGTPEWHQHWFSITSGPRLLRNGKIFVAPRTEGFTDPRVMGIAPRSAIGFPAGGKKLVLVTFLTRLTLEREAQLMRKIGCYEAMNLDGGSSIALAKTGKILVRPGRELTNVIVVYDAKHPAPTAIRDAWMRFQAGERPSYPQVSS is encoded by the coding sequence ATGCTCAGCTCAAAACAACCGAATAGCCTCGGTAAAATGTCGCGGCGGTCTTTTCTATATTTAGGTAGCGCTGCCTTAGCCACAGCATTAACAATCCCACCAGCGAGCGCATCTCCACCCTTACAAGTAAAGCGCCGTCGAGTTGCCGGAGTTCCTTTCTATCAAACCACTATTGACCTTACTAACCCTCAAACTTTAATTGTCCTTGGTTTAGCTAATAATTCCAACATTTCTAACACCGAAAGAGCTAACGGCGATGAATCTTTTCGCAGGATGGTTGCGCGGTATCATGCTGCTATAGTTGCCAGCGGCACATTCTTTGGCAAAAATGCTCAAAAACAAGTGCTGGGAAACTTAGTCTCAGCCGGACAATTTATTCAATATATTCCTCAAGAAAACTATGGCACAACCCTAGGCCTCCGCGCTGGCAATATACCAGAAATGCTGACAACACGAATTGATGGTACTCCAGAATGGCATCAGCACTGGTTCTCCATCACCAGCGGTCCTAGACTATTGAGAAACGGAAAAATTTTTGTAGCGCCTCGAACTGAAGGCTTTACCGATCCTCGTGTGATGGGGATTGCACCTCGATCGGCCATTGGTTTCCCAGCAGGGGGAAAAAAACTCGTTCTCGTCACCTTTCTAACGCGCTTAACTTTAGAACGCGAGGCGCAGCTGATGAGGAAAATTGGCTGTTACGAAGCCATGAATCTTGATGGTGGCTCATCTATAGCACTAGCCAAAACCGGAAAAATCTTGGTTCGTCCTGGACGGGAGCTAACAAACGTTATCGTTGTTTATGATGCAAAACATCCAGCTCCTACAGCTATCAGAGACGCTTGGATGCGCTTCCAAGCCGGAGAAAGGCCATCCTATCCTCAAGTATCCAGCTAA
- a CDS encoding class I SAM-dependent methyltransferase, translated as MMTSIKTKFQKLRLASIIFFIISCLAINPAIASPTNPAASTIYQQRTVHSPDGTGKFYMSREIAKVMGHQGAMWLERPSRENEEKPNLIVDALDLKPTDVVADIGAGTGYLSFRLAPRVPEGKVLSVDIQPEMLDIINFLKQENQINNVEPILGRENSPNLPPESVDLAIMVDAYHEFSYPREMMLGIVKALKPNGRVVLVEYRGENPFVLIKGLHKMTQKQVRKEMSAVDLQWLETKSILPQQHIMVFEKQNNSR; from the coding sequence ATGATGACATCAATCAAAACTAAGTTTCAAAAATTACGTTTGGCATCAATTATCTTTTTTATTATAAGCTGTCTAGCTATTAACCCAGCGATCGCATCCCCCACAAACCCCGCTGCATCAACTATCTATCAACAGCGCACTGTCCACAGCCCAGATGGTACGGGGAAATTCTACATGAGTCGAGAAATCGCTAAAGTCATGGGCCATCAGGGAGCCATGTGGCTGGAGAGACCTAGTAGAGAAAATGAAGAAAAGCCTAATTTAATAGTGGATGCGCTGGATTTAAAACCAACCGATGTTGTTGCTGATATTGGTGCAGGTACAGGTTATTTAAGCTTTCGCCTTGCGCCTCGCGTTCCAGAAGGCAAAGTTTTATCAGTTGATATTCAACCTGAGATGCTAGATATCATTAATTTTCTAAAGCAAGAAAACCAAATTAACAATGTTGAGCCAATTTTAGGGAGAGAGAACAGCCCTAATTTACCCCCTGAAAGTGTTGACTTGGCAATAATGGTGGATGCTTACCATGAGTTTTCTTATCCTAGAGAGATGATGCTGGGGATTGTCAAAGCGCTTAAACCAAATGGACGAGTTGTTCTAGTTGAATATCGAGGTGAGAATCCCTTTGTACTCATCAAAGGCTTGCACAAAATGACCCAAAAACAAGTGCGTAAAGAAATGTCTGCGGTAGATCTACAATGGTTGGAAACCAAGAGTATTTTACCTCAGCAACATATTATGGTGTTTGAGAAACAAAATAACTCGCGTTAG
- a CDS encoding ABC transporter ATP-binding protein — protein sequence MNHLELHPNIPPSNSSSILEAKALSRRFGGLIAVNDVSFTVNRNEIFGLIGPNGAGKTTLFNLITGMIQPSGGQLIYGGEDISRLRPHVIASKGIARTFQNIRLFGDRTALENVTIARHIHIKANFMTGVLGLPSASREEIQTERKAMQLLDLVGLSDRAYEKATNFPYGDQRRLEIARALALEPQILLLDEPAAGMNPSEKHQLSEFIREVRKHFNLTIILIEHHVPLVMGLCDRIAVLNFGKLIALGEPSIVRNDPAVIEAYLGND from the coding sequence ATGAACCACCTTGAACTACACCCTAACATCCCGCCATCTAACAGCAGTTCTATTTTAGAAGCGAAAGCACTAAGTCGTCGTTTTGGCGGCTTGATTGCTGTAAATGATGTGTCTTTCACCGTTAATAGAAACGAAATTTTTGGACTAATTGGCCCCAATGGTGCTGGTAAAACAACTCTGTTTAATCTTATTACGGGGATGATTCAGCCTTCTGGGGGGCAATTGATCTATGGAGGCGAAGATATTTCTAGATTAAGACCCCATGTTATTGCTAGTAAAGGCATTGCCCGCACTTTTCAAAATATTCGATTGTTTGGCGATCGCACTGCGCTAGAAAATGTCACCATCGCCCGTCACATCCATATCAAAGCTAACTTTATGACAGGCGTTCTCGGTTTGCCATCAGCTTCTAGGGAGGAAATCCAAACTGAAAGAAAGGCTATGCAGTTGCTAGATTTGGTAGGATTGAGCGATCGCGCCTACGAAAAAGCTACAAATTTCCCTTACGGCGATCAACGTCGTTTAGAAATTGCTCGCGCCCTTGCTCTTGAACCCCAAATTTTACTATTAGATGAACCAGCCGCAGGTATGAACCCTAGTGAAAAGCATCAACTTAGCGAATTTATTCGAGAAGTTCGCAAACATTTCAATTTAACTATAATCTTAATTGAACATCACGTACCATTAGTGATGGGTTTGTGCGATCGCATCGCAGTTTTAAATTTTGGCAAATTGATTGCCTTGGGCGAACCCTCTATTGTTAGAAACGACCCCGCTGTTATTGAAGCTTATCTAGGAAATGATTAA
- a CDS encoding diguanylate cyclase: MLDALKDAQEQLLALRLAYTQQLPERIAQVEKTWRQVLENPADNQPLVDLHNLTHRLGGSSATFGFVSLGNTARTLELFVKAVMESGESLTAEQEGQINVLLTVLKQAAIAPPPHLEEMNINFPMAIAPSESSNSRLVLLVEDDPDLLQDLALQISCFGYTVHTYDDFAKVEAAIAQTLPAAVIMDVVFPEDSLAGPKTIATIQKGREQPIPVVFMSARNDLMARLQAVRAGGKAYFPKPINIGELIDALDTLTATEAPEPYRILIVDDDACLAAYYAVTLKQAGMTTFVVTDPLQIMSPLIEFRPDLILMDMYMPGCDGLELAAVIRQQPTYVGIPIVFLSTETDVNKQLAAIQLGGDDFINKPIQPRHLIASVMPRVQRSRLLRSLLVRDSLTGLLNHTTIKEQLAIEIKRAERQNNHVAFAMIDIDDFKAVNDTYGHLTGDRVLKSLSRILQQRLRKTDVIGRYGGEEFAIILPDTDGPTAVKVLDELREGFAHVRQQSEGAEFSVTFSCGIAAYPTEVDSTLLNEAADKALYEAKRRGRNQVVLGE; encoded by the coding sequence ATGCTTGATGCCCTTAAAGATGCACAAGAACAGTTACTCGCTTTACGGCTTGCTTATACACAGCAACTACCGGAGCGAATTGCACAAGTTGAAAAAACTTGGAGACAGGTTCTAGAAAATCCAGCAGATAATCAACCTCTAGTAGATCTGCATAATCTTACACACCGTTTGGGTGGTTCTAGTGCAACGTTTGGTTTTGTTTCGCTTGGCAATACCGCACGGACGCTGGAACTGTTTGTTAAAGCTGTCATGGAAAGCGGCGAGTCGCTAACCGCAGAACAGGAAGGCCAGATAAATGTTTTGTTAACGGTATTGAAACAGGCTGCGATCGCTCCTCCGCCCCATTTGGAGGAAATGAATATTAATTTTCCGATGGCGATCGCACCATCGGAATCCTCAAACAGCCGTCTAGTTTTGCTGGTTGAAGATGACCCGGATTTGTTGCAAGATTTAGCCCTGCAAATCAGTTGTTTCGGCTATACAGTTCACACCTATGACGACTTTGCCAAAGTTGAAGCGGCGATCGCCCAAACCCTCCCAGCAGCAGTAATCATGGATGTGGTCTTTCCTGAAGATAGTTTGGCAGGCCCGAAAACAATTGCCACGATTCAGAAAGGACGCGAACAACCTATTCCCGTTGTGTTCATGTCGGCTAGGAACGATCTGATGGCTCGTTTGCAGGCTGTGCGGGCAGGGGGGAAAGCTTATTTTCCTAAACCTATCAATATTGGGGAGTTGATTGATGCTTTAGATACCCTGACGGCGACGGAAGCACCAGAACCATATCGCATTTTAATTGTTGATGATGATGCTTGTTTAGCGGCTTACTATGCCGTGACTTTAAAGCAGGCAGGAATGACTACTTTTGTAGTTACAGATCCGCTGCAAATTATGTCACCGTTGATTGAGTTCAGGCCGGATCTAATTTTGATGGATATGTATATGCCGGGTTGCGATGGCTTGGAACTAGCTGCCGTAATTCGCCAGCAACCGACTTATGTGGGCATTCCGATTGTTTTTCTATCGACAGAAACTGATGTTAATAAACAGCTAGCAGCGATTCAGTTGGGTGGGGATGATTTTATTAATAAGCCTATTCAGCCCAGACATTTAATTGCTTCGGTGATGCCTAGAGTGCAGCGATCGCGGTTGTTGCGATCGCTCCTAGTTCGCGATAGTTTGACGGGGTTGCTTAACCATACGACGATTAAAGAACAGTTAGCTATCGAGATAAAACGGGCTGAGCGACAAAATAATCATGTAGCTTTTGCCATGATTGACATTGATGATTTTAAGGCAGTTAACGATACATACGGCCACTTGACTGGCGATCGCGTGCTGAAAAGTTTGTCCCGTATTTTGCAACAGCGTCTCCGTAAAACTGATGTTATTGGGCGTTATGGCGGGGAAGAATTTGCTATTATTTTACCCGATACAGATGGGCCAACGGCTGTTAAAGTACTCGATGAACTGCGCGAGGGCTTTGCCCACGTCAGGCAGCAATCTGAGGGCGCTGAGTTTTCTGTGACTTTTAGCTGCGGTATCGCTGCTTATCCGACGGAAGTAGATTCTACTTTACTTAATGAAGCTGCTGACAAAGCTTTGTATGAAGCTAAACGCAGGGGACGCAACCAAGTTGTGTTAGGCGAATAA
- the selD gene encoding selenide, water dikinase SelD has product MQQVSQPIIKDLVLIGGGHSHAIVLKMFGMNPLPGVRLTLITETSHTPYSGMLPGMVAGFYNYDESHIDLRPLAQFAQAQLLIDKVIGLDLENNKVICANRPDVAFDLLSINIGSTPAILSVTGAAEYAIPAKPVPKFLDSWNQLLKSVAETPNKPIRIAIVGGGAGGVELALAMQSRLKPFFEVSQQPIDNLQIDLIHSSNELMPKYNRWVRRLVQQSLIEQGVNLHLNEIVSEVQPQNIKCNSGFTLDYDKLFWVTQASAPNWIESAVFATDSQGFIQVDDYLRSLSHPQVFAAGDIATIVNHPRPKAGVFAVRAGKPLFNNLRRQLLEKPLKSWRPQKEYLSLIGTGDGSAIASWGAFGWQSPLLWRLKDYIDRQFMAKFSNLPDMSDASDRIVKFNVGLLSLGINSTPESQAIIPTPAMHCAGCGSKVGSTILEKALQRLNKDQSLLTVTNDIVIGLNTPDDAAVVKVPDGCLMVHTIDYFRALINDPFIFGQITTNHCLSDIFAMGAKPQSVLAIATIPYGLEEKQEETLYQLLSGAMKILSQSQSPLVGGHTTEGTELVFGLSCNGLAYPHQLLKKSGMQPGQLLILTKALGTGTLFAADMRLKAKGRWIDGAVKSMLLSNQLAAKCLFEHQASACTDVTGFGLLGHLVEMIKASSVGVELKLEALPVLDGAIETLNLELFSSLYPQNLQASRHITNLSQASDRSIFPILFDPQTAGGLLASIPVERAAVCLASLKALGYQESRIIGRVIPAIEGAKTIEII; this is encoded by the coding sequence ATGCAGCAAGTCTCACAGCCAATTATTAAAGATCTAGTCCTAATCGGTGGCGGACACAGCCATGCCATTGTCCTAAAAATGTTTGGCATGAACCCGCTACCAGGCGTTCGCCTAACCCTGATAACAGAAACATCCCACACCCCCTACTCAGGTATGCTCCCTGGTATGGTTGCAGGCTTTTATAATTACGACGAAAGTCATATTGACTTGCGACCCCTAGCCCAATTTGCCCAAGCCCAATTGTTGATTGATAAAGTAATTGGTTTAGACCTAGAAAATAATAAAGTCATTTGTGCTAATCGCCCCGATGTTGCTTTTGACTTGTTATCAATTAATATTGGCAGCACTCCAGCCATATTATCTGTAACAGGCGCAGCAGAATACGCTATTCCTGCCAAGCCAGTACCCAAATTTTTAGATAGCTGGAACCAACTGCTTAAAAGCGTTGCCGAAACTCCTAATAAACCAATACGAATTGCAATTGTCGGTGGCGGTGCTGGTGGCGTTGAATTAGCACTGGCAATGCAGTCTCGTCTCAAACCTTTTTTTGAAGTTTCTCAACAACCTATAGATAATCTTCAAATTGATTTAATCCATAGTAGTAATGAATTAATGCCCAAGTACAATCGCTGGGTACGTCGTCTGGTTCAGCAATCTTTAATAGAACAGGGCGTTAATTTACATTTAAACGAAATTGTAAGTGAAGTTCAACCGCAAAATATTAAATGCAATTCGGGGTTTACACTTGATTACGATAAGCTTTTTTGGGTAACTCAAGCCTCAGCACCTAATTGGATAGAATCAGCAGTATTTGCTACTGATTCACAAGGTTTTATCCAAGTAGATGACTATTTGCGATCGCTATCTCATCCCCAAGTATTTGCTGCCGGTGATATAGCTACAATTGTTAATCATCCGCGTCCCAAAGCTGGCGTCTTTGCTGTGCGTGCGGGGAAGCCATTGTTTAATAATTTGCGGCGTCAGTTACTAGAAAAACCTCTTAAGTCTTGGAGGCCTCAGAAAGAATATTTAAGTTTAATTGGAACTGGAGACGGAAGCGCGATCGCCTCCTGGGGCGCTTTCGGCTGGCAATCTCCTTTATTATGGCGTTTAAAAGATTATATTGACCGTCAATTTATGGCAAAGTTCAGTAACTTGCCAGATATGTCAGATGCTAGCGATCGCATAGTTAAATTTAACGTTGGTTTACTAAGCCTTGGAATAAACTCTACTCCAGAATCGCAAGCTATAATCCCAACTCCCGCGATGCATTGTGCGGGATGTGGTTCTAAAGTTGGTAGTACTATTTTAGAAAAAGCGTTGCAACGACTTAATAAAGACCAATCTTTATTAACTGTTACTAACGATATAGTTATTGGACTTAACACCCCAGATGATGCCGCTGTTGTTAAAGTTCCAGATGGGTGTTTGATGGTGCATACTATTGACTATTTTCGCGCCTTAATCAACGATCCTTTTATCTTTGGTCAAATTACTACCAATCACTGCTTAAGCGACATTTTTGCTATGGGAGCAAAACCTCAAAGCGTCCTAGCAATTGCCACAATACCCTATGGATTAGAAGAAAAGCAGGAAGAAACCTTATATCAATTGCTATCCGGTGCAATGAAGATACTTAGCCAATCGCAATCTCCTCTTGTAGGTGGACATACAACTGAAGGTACTGAACTTGTATTTGGGCTATCGTGCAACGGATTAGCTTATCCGCACCAATTACTAAAAAAAAGCGGTATGCAACCAGGGCAATTACTAATTTTAACTAAAGCCTTGGGTACAGGTACTTTATTTGCTGCTGATATGCGCCTAAAAGCCAAAGGTAGGTGGATTGATGGCGCTGTTAAGTCTATGTTGTTGTCAAATCAACTAGCAGCTAAGTGTTTGTTTGAACATCAAGCATCTGCCTGTACTGATGTTACTGGTTTTGGTCTGCTGGGACACTTAGTAGAAATGATTAAAGCTTCTAGTGTAGGTGTGGAGTTGAAATTAGAAGCACTACCAGTTTTAGATGGTGCAATAGAGACTTTAAACTTAGAGCTATTTAGTTCTTTATATCCGCAGAACCTACAGGCATCACGACATATTACTAATTTATCACAAGCGAGCGATCGCTCTATTTTTCCTATCCTCTTCGACCCCCAAACAGCAGGTGGTTTACTTGCATCCATACCTGTTGAACGAGCAGCCGTCTGTTTAGCCTCCCTAAAAGCATTAGGCTATCAGGAAAGTCGCATTATTGGTCGTGTCATTCCAGCAATTGAAGGAGCAAAAACGATAGAAATTATTTAG
- a CDS encoding ABC transporter ATP-binding protein: MINDYVPQSPAVVLLEINQLFVNYGGIQALKDINLVINSGEVVTLIGANGAGKTTTLRAISKIITPRSGEIIYSGRNITRRKTHEIVQLGIAHSPEGRRVLARQTVFDNLELGAYIRSDRTEVKVDIDRQFEIFPRLAERRNQLAGTLSGGEQQMLAIARALMSRPKLLLLDEPSLGLAPAIVREIFLIIENLRKTGVTILLVEQNANLALQIADRGYVLEAGSITLTGKASDLLNDERVKKAYLG, translated from the coding sequence ATGATTAATGATTATGTACCCCAGTCACCAGCAGTGGTGCTGCTAGAAATTAACCAACTTTTTGTTAATTATGGCGGTATTCAAGCGCTAAAGGATATTAATTTAGTAATTAATTCTGGTGAAGTTGTCACCTTAATTGGCGCTAACGGTGCTGGTAAAACTACGACACTACGCGCTATATCTAAAATAATAACTCCTCGTAGTGGTGAAATTATTTACAGCGGACGTAACATTACACGCCGTAAAACACATGAGATCGTGCAACTTGGCATTGCCCACTCTCCGGAAGGACGTAGAGTATTAGCACGGCAAACTGTTTTTGATAATTTAGAATTAGGTGCTTACATTCGTTCCGATCGAACAGAGGTAAAAGTAGATATTGACCGCCAATTTGAAATATTCCCGCGATTAGCAGAAAGGCGTAACCAACTAGCAGGAACTCTCAGCGGCGGCGAACAACAAATGTTAGCGATCGCACGCGCTCTAATGAGCCGTCCTAAATTATTATTATTAGATGAGCCTAGTCTAGGACTTGCCCCCGCAATCGTGCGAGAAATATTTTTGATTATTGAAAACTTGCGGAAGACAGGAGTTACTATCCTTTTAGTTGAACAAAATGCCAACCTTGCTTTGCAAATTGCCGATAGAGGTTACGTCCTTGAAGCTGGAAGTATAACTTTAACAGGCAAAGCTTCGGATTTATTAAATGACGAGCGCGTTAAAAAAGCCTATTTAGGATAA
- a CDS encoding branched-chain amino acid ABC transporter permease — MGEFLDIYGPLIVNMVLGALLGLSLYLPLMAGQLSLASPGFYALGGYIAAILSTSIFKSSGTPFPIPILLLEMLIAGLVCGVLGIIVGIPALRLRGIYLAIATIAFVEVLRVLSQNLDITGGAVGIFGIPQPFTKQIDYLWIALPLLIISMILLYRLERIRVGRAFIAIREDELAAGAMGISPTYYKVLAFTLGAILAGVVGAVSAHFLNTWNPRQGTFDAGIIYLTSVLIGGTRTFVGPVFGGMVFTALPEVLRAIADTNGLPIWLTQFLRDGRLIIFGLLIVIGTIFFPQGLVTPDIFNRKKSGKAQS, encoded by the coding sequence ATGGGTGAATTTTTAGACATTTACGGGCCTCTAATTGTCAATATGGTGTTAGGGGCGCTACTGGGACTCTCTCTTTATTTGCCCCTCATGGCTGGACAGTTGTCTTTAGCTAGCCCTGGGTTTTATGCTTTGGGTGGATATATTGCAGCGATTCTATCTACTTCCATATTTAAATCATCTGGTACTCCATTCCCCATCCCTATACTGCTATTGGAGATGTTAATAGCAGGTTTAGTATGTGGGGTATTAGGAATTATTGTAGGAATTCCGGCTCTAAGATTGAGAGGAATTTATTTGGCGATCGCTACCATTGCTTTTGTGGAAGTTCTCCGGGTATTGTCCCAGAATCTTGATATTACTGGCGGAGCAGTTGGCATTTTTGGCATTCCCCAACCTTTCACAAAACAAATAGATTATTTGTGGATAGCGCTGCCTTTACTAATTATTAGTATGATATTACTTTATCGACTCGAACGCATTCGGGTGGGAAGGGCATTTATAGCAATTCGGGAAGATGAATTAGCTGCTGGCGCGATGGGAATTAGCCCGACTTATTACAAAGTTTTGGCATTTACGCTTGGGGCTATATTGGCGGGAGTTGTTGGTGCAGTAAGCGCCCACTTTCTCAATACTTGGAATCCCCGCCAAGGCACCTTTGATGCGGGTATTATTTATTTAACTTCTGTTTTAATTGGGGGAACAAGAACTTTTGTGGGGCCAGTTTTTGGTGGGATGGTATTTACAGCTTTGCCAGAAGTTCTAAGAGCGATCGCAGATACTAATGGTTTACCAATTTGGTTAACTCAATTTTTGCGAGATGGGCGCTTAATTATCTTCGGATTGCTAATTGTTATAGGAACAATATTTTTCCCCCAAGGTTTGGTTACACCAGATATATTTAACAGAAAAAAGAGCGGCAAAGCTCAAAGCTAA
- a CDS encoding response regulator gives MSIPPLTRILLVEDDPDIQTVARLGLKVVGGFTVEICSSGKEAIQAAPIFAPDLILLDVMMPGMDGMATLKALRELPQTLTTPVIFLTAKVQTHEVAYYKQLGVWDVIAKPFDPMTLSANLNRIWLQYHA, from the coding sequence TTGAGCATACCACCTTTAACTCGTATCCTTCTTGTGGAAGATGACCCTGACATCCAGACCGTCGCCCGCTTGGGCTTAAAGGTTGTTGGCGGTTTCACAGTTGAAATTTGTAGTTCGGGCAAGGAAGCAATTCAAGCAGCACCAATTTTTGCCCCCGATCTCATCTTACTGGACGTAATGATGCCGGGTATGGATGGGATGGCTACGCTCAAAGCTTTGCGCGAACTACCGCAAACTTTAACCACTCCTGTGATTTTTTTGACAGCAAAAGTCCAAACTCATGAAGTAGCTTATTATAAACAACTGGGTGTTTGGGATGTGATTGCAAAGCCATTTGATCCTATGACTCTCTCAGCAAATCTCAACCGCATATGGTTGCAATACCATGCTTGA